A single window of Bordetella genomosp. 11 DNA harbors:
- a CDS encoding aldehyde dehydrogenase (NADP(+)), translating into MNSPITGEILIGQRAVDNGQRTLKAVNPATGETLAPDFAQAGPAEVEQACALAWAAFDAYRETSLEDRARFLEAIGEQIMQAGQPLIDRAVAETALPPARIEGERARTVGQLRLFAQVVRAGEFLDVRVDPAMPDRQPLPRPDLRLRNIALGPVAVFGASNFPLAFSVAGGDTASALAAGCPVVVKGHPAHPGTGELVGRAIQAAARECGMPEGVFSLLLGGIETGAALVRDERVKAVGFTGSRGGGLALVDIASKRREPIPVFAEMSSINPVFLFPAALAARAADLGKAFVGSLTMGAGQFCTNPGIVVALESPDLDRFLKAADEALSAHVPSAMLTPGIHGAYEKGVQALEKAEGVQVCARGGAGEGPNRGRAALFSTSIGNFLAQDALQHEVFGASSMVVRCKSIDDMRQVAERIEGQLTVTLHLEEADYELARSLVPVLERKAGRILANGWPTGVEVAHAMVHGGPFPATSDSRFTSVGTLAIRRFLRPVSYQALPAQLLPESLRPENLARIPRLEDGKRLLP; encoded by the coding sequence GTGAACAGCCCCATTACCGGTGAAATCCTCATCGGCCAGCGCGCCGTCGATAACGGCCAGCGGACGCTGAAGGCAGTGAACCCGGCCACCGGCGAAACGCTGGCGCCCGATTTCGCCCAGGCGGGCCCCGCCGAGGTCGAGCAGGCCTGCGCGCTGGCGTGGGCCGCCTTCGACGCCTACCGTGAAACCTCGCTGGAAGACCGTGCCCGCTTCCTGGAAGCCATCGGCGAGCAGATCATGCAGGCGGGCCAGCCGCTGATCGATCGCGCGGTGGCCGAAACCGCGCTGCCGCCGGCGCGCATCGAAGGCGAACGTGCCCGCACGGTCGGGCAGTTGCGGTTGTTCGCGCAAGTCGTGCGCGCCGGGGAATTCCTGGACGTGCGCGTGGATCCGGCGATGCCTGACCGCCAGCCCCTGCCGCGCCCCGATCTCCGCCTGCGCAATATCGCGCTGGGGCCGGTCGCGGTGTTCGGCGCCAGCAATTTCCCGCTGGCATTCTCCGTGGCGGGCGGCGACACCGCTTCCGCCTTGGCGGCGGGCTGCCCCGTCGTGGTCAAGGGCCATCCCGCGCATCCCGGCACCGGCGAACTGGTAGGCCGCGCCATCCAGGCCGCGGCGCGCGAATGCGGTATGCCCGAAGGCGTGTTTTCGCTGTTGCTGGGCGGTATCGAAACGGGCGCGGCGCTGGTCCGGGACGAGCGCGTCAAGGCGGTGGGGTTCACCGGTTCGCGGGGCGGCGGTCTGGCGCTGGTCGACATCGCGTCCAAGCGGCGCGAACCCATCCCGGTCTTCGCCGAAATGAGCAGCATCAATCCGGTTTTCCTGTTCCCGGCTGCGCTGGCCGCACGCGCCGCCGACCTGGGCAAGGCGTTCGTCGGCTCCCTGACCATGGGCGCGGGGCAGTTCTGCACCAACCCCGGCATCGTGGTCGCCCTGGAAAGCCCGGACCTGGATCGCTTCCTGAAGGCTGCCGACGAGGCGTTGTCCGCGCACGTTCCCAGCGCGATGCTTACGCCCGGTATCCATGGCGCGTATGAGAAAGGCGTGCAGGCGCTGGAAAAGGCCGAGGGCGTGCAGGTATGTGCTCGCGGCGGCGCCGGCGAAGGCCCGAACCGTGGCCGCGCGGCGCTGTTTTCGACGTCCATCGGCAACTTCCTCGCGCAGGACGCGTTGCAGCACGAGGTCTTCGGCGCATCGAGCATGGTGGTGCGCTGCAAGTCGATCGACGATATGCGCCAGGTCGCCGAACGCATCGAGGGCCAATTGACCGTCACCCTGCATCTGGAAGAGGCGGACTACGAATTGGCGCGATCGCTGGTGCCGGTCCTGGAACGCAAGGCCGGCCGCATCCTGGCCAACGGCTGGCCGACCGGCGTGGAAGTGGCGCATGCCATGGTGCATGGCGGGCCGTTCCCGGCCACATCCGATAGCCGGTTTACGTCGGTCGGCACGCTGGCGATCCGCCGCTTCCTGCGGCCCGTCAGCTATCAGGCCCTGCCCGCGCAACTGCTGCCGGAGTCGCTGCGCCCGGAAAACCTGGCACGGATTCCCCGTCTGGAAGACGGCAAGCGCCTGTTGCCCTAA
- a CDS encoding ABC transporter substrate-binding protein — protein sequence MRITIEHAEMTPGFQEEKPTAMSVFFRRAAWCGRLLPRAARVLAGCAILLAACVLFAHAAPVLAAGAAKPSRTAAAPPVPPALRIGEINTCKTLPGFSEPYRRGWMLALAQINAEGGVLGRKLEIRSREDHGDPDEAVRAAQTLVEKDGVVALFGGYSSEVGMALSRYADSGKVLYLAVAPLTQRLTWQEGNRYTFRLRPAAWMQAAAVAPKALGLRKLRWALVYQDTESDRAVAEAFKGLVKTFQSKTEFVDELAVPAGKFDAAATVAALSAARPEAIFNTLTGAQLASLARAGLAAHLFDGVGVVSLSLGDPENLDALNDTDAAMPDAPSPGSMLPDGWIITGYPRDTVDTPENQAFVQAYRDRYGDAPGMAAVLGYSALRSIAEGLKRAGSADREALAAAFPRLQVPTPFGNIEYRNLDHQATLGVYLGYSGHADGHIVMERFVYTTGARLQPLDEQIRRLRVQAARANAAHADSGPDGPNGSKTSNGSNASNGSNVNGSNGSAASPPPVSGPPANAAAAVPPHSASDSAHPISGSSRPMARPDTDLTARLRGARPAKATSPAPAAIVAPAPADSHIAHPGAPVRAARPGVETSAPALADWPDKVDQGAAGTH from the coding sequence ATGCGGATTACTATCGAGCACGCCGAGATGACCCCGGGTTTCCAGGAAGAAAAGCCGACAGCGATGTCGGTTTTTTTTCGCCGTGCCGCCTGGTGCGGCCGGCTGCTGCCGCGCGCGGCGCGCGTCCTCGCAGGCTGCGCCATCCTGCTCGCAGCCTGCGTGTTGTTCGCGCATGCCGCGCCTGTCCTGGCCGCCGGCGCGGCCAAGCCGTCCCGCACGGCCGCGGCACCGCCCGTCCCGCCTGCGCTGCGCATCGGCGAAATCAACACATGCAAGACGCTGCCCGGCTTTTCCGAGCCCTATCGGCGTGGCTGGATGCTGGCGCTGGCGCAAATCAACGCGGAAGGCGGCGTGCTGGGGCGCAAGCTGGAGATCCGCTCGCGCGAAGACCATGGCGATCCCGACGAGGCCGTGCGAGCGGCCCAGACGCTGGTGGAAAAGGACGGCGTGGTCGCCCTGTTCGGCGGTTATTCGTCCGAAGTGGGCATGGCACTATCCCGTTACGCGGATAGCGGCAAGGTCCTGTATCTGGCGGTCGCGCCGTTGACACAACGGCTGACGTGGCAGGAAGGCAACCGCTATACCTTCCGCCTGCGGCCGGCCGCCTGGATGCAGGCCGCGGCCGTCGCGCCCAAGGCGCTGGGGCTGCGCAAACTGCGCTGGGCGCTGGTCTACCAGGACACCGAATCGGATCGCGCCGTGGCGGAGGCCTTCAAAGGCCTGGTGAAGACCTTCCAATCCAAGACCGAATTCGTCGACGAGCTGGCCGTCCCCGCCGGCAAGTTCGACGCGGCGGCCACGGTGGCGGCACTGAGCGCCGCGCGACCCGAGGCGATCTTCAATACGCTGACCGGCGCCCAACTGGCAAGCCTGGCGCGCGCCGGACTGGCCGCGCATCTGTTCGATGGCGTGGGCGTGGTGTCGCTGTCGCTGGGAGACCCGGAAAACCTGGATGCCCTGAACGATACCGATGCGGCGATGCCCGATGCACCGTCGCCGGGCAGCATGCTGCCCGACGGGTGGATCATCACGGGCTACCCTCGCGATACGGTCGACACACCGGAAAACCAGGCTTTCGTGCAGGCCTATCGCGACCGGTACGGCGACGCGCCCGGCATGGCGGCGGTACTCGGCTATTCCGCGCTGCGCTCGATCGCCGAAGGATTGAAGCGGGCCGGTTCGGCGGACCGCGAGGCGCTGGCTGCCGCCTTTCCCCGCCTGCAGGTGCCGACGCCCTTCGGCAACATCGAATACCGCAATCTGGACCACCAGGCCACGCTGGGCGTCTACCTGGGATATAGCGGACATGCGGATGGACACATCGTCATGGAGCGCTTCGTCTACACCACGGGTGCCCGTTTGCAGCCGCTGGACGAACAGATCCGCCGCCTGCGCGTCCAGGCCGCGCGCGCCAACGCGGCACATGCCGACAGCGGGCCGGACGGCCCGAATGGATCGAAAACGTCGAACGGCTCGAATGCATCGAACGGGTCGAATGTGAATGGATCGAATGGATCGGCTGCGTCGCCCCCGCCGGTCAGCGGGCCGCCGGCAAACGCGGCGGCCGCCGTGCCCCCGCATTCCGCATCGGATTCGGCGCACCCGATAAGCGGATCGAGCCGCCCGATGGCGCGACCGGATACGGATCTGACGGCGCGACTGCGCGGCGCGCGTCCCGCCAAGGCAACGTCGCCAGCGCCGGCGGCGATAGTGGCGCCGGCACCGGCCGACTCGCACATCGCCCACCCTGGCGCCCCCGTCCGGGCAGCACGGCCAGGGGTGGAAACCTCGGCCCCCGCCCTGGCGGACTGGCCCGACAAAGTGGACCAGGGCGCCGCCGGCACGCACTGA
- the rpmG gene encoding 50S ribosomal protein L33 yields the protein MASKGTREKIKLESTAGTGHFYTTTKNKRTMPEKMLIKKFDPVARKHVDYKETKLK from the coding sequence ATGGCTTCCAAAGGCACCCGCGAAAAGATCAAGCTTGAATCGACCGCCGGCACGGGACACTTCTACACCACGACCAAGAACAAGCGCACGATGCCGGAAAAAATGCTGATCAAGAAATTTGATCCGGTCGCGCGCAAGCATGTGGACTACAAGGAAACCAAGCTCAAGTAA
- the rpmB gene encoding 50S ribosomal protein L28: MARVCQVTGKRPMVGNNVSHANNKTKRRFLPNLQSRRFFVESENRWITLRVSTKALRTIDKKGIDAVLAEMRARGDSI; this comes from the coding sequence ATGGCACGCGTATGCCAAGTAACGGGCAAGCGCCCGATGGTGGGCAACAACGTTTCCCACGCGAACAACAAGACCAAGCGTCGTTTCCTGCCCAATCTGCAATCGCGTCGTTTCTTCGTGGAAAGCGAAAACCGCTGGATCACCTTGCGTGTCAGCACCAAGGCCCTGCGCACCATCGACAAGAAGGGCATTGACGCCGTTCTGGCCGAAATGCGCGCGCGCGGCGACTCGATCTAA
- a CDS encoding Bcr/CflA family multidrug efflux MFS transporter: protein MPTYLPTRGLPGWLILMGALTAIGPFSIDLYLPAFPAIAAGLNVGQGDVERTMAAYLVGLAAAQVFYGPLADRYGRKPPLLVGLSLYVVASLGCALAVDIQSLTAWRAAQALGGAAGIVIPRAVIRDHYETQEAARAMSLLLLIMGLAPILAPLIGGQLLLLTGWRGIFGLMLAAGVALMAAMLFIMKESLPPDRVVHLHWRTIARNYGELLRHRGFMAHSLAGGLGQAGMFAYIVGSPRVFIELYGVDPQHYGLLFGLNAAGLIAGSQVSARLLRRLPPRVLQRRALVTLALASLAGVLLTLAGWMTLPLLMICLIGYMSSQGFVNPNSAALALSEQGKRLGVASALLGTLQLSCGALAGLCVSLWQDNTPLPLTGVLAACACLSWLAGRVARTPA, encoded by the coding sequence ATGCCGACCTACCTACCGACCCGCGGCCTGCCCGGCTGGCTCATCCTGATGGGCGCCCTTACCGCGATCGGGCCTTTTTCGATCGACCTGTACCTGCCGGCGTTTCCGGCCATCGCGGCGGGCCTGAACGTCGGCCAGGGCGACGTCGAACGCACCATGGCCGCCTATCTGGTGGGGCTGGCCGCGGCGCAGGTTTTCTACGGCCCGCTGGCCGACCGCTACGGACGCAAGCCGCCGCTGCTGGTCGGGCTGTCGCTTTACGTCGTCGCCTCGCTGGGATGCGCACTGGCCGTCGACATCCAAAGCCTGACGGCATGGCGCGCGGCGCAGGCGCTCGGCGGCGCGGCGGGCATCGTCATCCCGCGCGCGGTGATACGCGATCACTACGAAACCCAGGAAGCGGCCCGCGCCATGTCGCTGCTGCTGCTGATCATGGGCCTGGCGCCCATACTCGCGCCGCTGATCGGCGGCCAATTGCTGCTGCTGACGGGCTGGCGCGGCATCTTCGGCCTGATGCTGGCGGCCGGCGTGGCGCTGATGGCGGCCATGCTTTTCATCATGAAGGAATCGCTGCCGCCGGATCGCGTCGTTCATCTGCACTGGCGCACCATCGCGCGCAATTACGGAGAACTGTTGCGCCACCGCGGATTCATGGCGCACAGCCTGGCCGGCGGGCTGGGGCAGGCCGGCATGTTCGCCTACATCGTCGGATCGCCCCGCGTGTTCATCGAGCTCTACGGCGTGGATCCGCAGCACTACGGGCTGCTATTCGGGCTGAACGCGGCCGGCCTGATCGCCGGCTCGCAGGTCAGCGCCCGCCTGCTGCGCCGCCTGCCGCCGCGCGTCCTGCAACGCCGCGCCCTGGTTACCCTGGCGCTGGCCAGCCTGGCGGGTGTGCTGCTGACGCTGGCGGGCTGGATGACCCTGCCGCTGCTGATGATCTGCCTGATCGGCTACATGAGCAGCCAGGGATTCGTGAATCCGAATTCGGCCGCCCTGGCGCTGTCCGAACAGGGCAAGCGGCTGGGCGTGGCCTCGGCGCTGCTGGGCACGCTGCAGTTGTCCTGCGGCGCCCTGGCGGGCCTGTGCGTCAGCCTGTGGCAAGACAATACACCGCTGCCGCTCACGGGCGTACTGGCCGCCTGCGCCTGCCTCTCGTGGCTGGCTGGACGCGTTGCCCGCACCCCTGCTTGA
- a CDS encoding class I SAM-dependent methyltransferase: protein MNPVLSAVERKLESVSIPVQLEMPDGTKVGSPNPKVKFTARSKAALAHLAAGEVGVLGQDYVEGLVDIQGNMHDVMAAAAQLLPDSPVQGEQGGWLQALMRRMVSVQRHSVERDAKQIEFHYDLSDDFYALWLDPRRVYSCAYYRTPDMTLAQAQEAKLDHICRKLRLAPGERYLDVGAGWGGLLLWAAENYGVDATGITLSRNQHAHVNRLIQEKGLQGRVRMELLDYRKLDESKPYDKISSVGMFEHVGRAQLPDYFAKLRRLLRPGGLIMNHGITAGGVHNAQLGSGMGDFIEKYIFPGGELTHISHVLGAMAEGGLEATDVENLRPHYARTLWAWSDSLESQLDAAARILTGEQGAKSLRAYRLYLAGCAMAFEHGWIALHQVLGQRLATGRADELDHPADLAYPWRRDYIYAGTPA from the coding sequence GTGAATCCTGTGCTGTCTGCGGTGGAACGCAAACTGGAGTCCGTTTCGATCCCGGTCCAACTGGAAATGCCCGATGGCACCAAGGTAGGGTCGCCCAATCCCAAGGTGAAGTTCACCGCCCGCAGCAAGGCTGCCCTGGCGCATCTGGCGGCCGGCGAAGTGGGTGTCCTGGGCCAGGATTATGTGGAAGGGCTGGTGGACATACAGGGCAATATGCACGACGTCATGGCGGCAGCGGCCCAGCTGCTACCGGATTCCCCCGTGCAGGGCGAACAGGGCGGGTGGCTGCAGGCGCTGATGCGCCGCATGGTGTCCGTGCAGCGGCATTCGGTCGAACGCGACGCCAAGCAGATCGAATTCCACTACGACCTTTCCGACGACTTCTATGCGCTGTGGCTGGATCCCCGCCGGGTTTATTCGTGCGCGTACTACCGCACGCCCGACATGACGCTGGCGCAGGCACAGGAAGCCAAGCTGGACCATATCTGCCGCAAGCTGCGCCTGGCGCCGGGCGAACGCTATCTGGACGTGGGCGCGGGCTGGGGCGGGCTGCTGCTCTGGGCGGCGGAGAACTACGGTGTCGACGCCACCGGCATTACGCTGTCGCGCAACCAGCACGCGCACGTCAACCGGCTGATCCAGGAAAAAGGATTGCAAGGCCGCGTGCGCATGGAGCTGCTGGACTACCGCAAACTCGACGAAAGCAAGCCGTACGACAAGATTTCATCGGTGGGGATGTTCGAACACGTGGGCCGCGCGCAACTGCCGGACTACTTTGCCAAGCTGCGGCGCCTGCTGCGCCCGGGCGGGCTGATCATGAACCACGGCATCACCGCCGGTGGCGTGCACAACGCGCAGCTGGGCAGCGGCATGGGCGACTTCATCGAGAAGTACATCTTCCCTGGCGGCGAGCTCACGCACATCAGCCACGTGCTGGGCGCGATGGCCGAAGGCGGCCTGGAAGCGACCGACGTCGAGAATCTGCGGCCGCACTATGCCCGCACCCTGTGGGCCTGGAGCGACAGCCTGGAAAGCCAGCTCGACGCCGCCGCCAGGATATTGACGGGCGAGCAGGGCGCGAAGTCGCTGCGCGCCTATCGGCTTTACCTGGCCGGTTGCGCCATGGCCTTCGAGCATGGGTGGATCGCCCTGCACCAGGTGCTCGGCCAACGCCTGGCCACCGGCCGTGCGGATGAGCTCGACCATCCGGCTGACCTGGCCTACCCCTGGCGCCGGGATTACATCTACGCCGGTACGCCCGCCTGA
- a CDS encoding tautomerase family protein: MPILHVHVLSGWSADRKSSLLKGATQAVVESLGAPLRSVRIMLHEIAPEHIIVGGEVGRQSVVFHVHLIVGRTEAQKNALYQALNGAACAALGVSGEDVRVLLDDIPNTDMGMANGVSAKAAGR; this comes from the coding sequence ATGCCCATTCTTCATGTCCACGTCTTGTCCGGATGGTCCGCGGACAGGAAGTCATCGCTGCTGAAAGGGGCCACGCAGGCCGTCGTCGAGAGCCTGGGCGCGCCGCTGCGCAGCGTGCGCATCATGCTGCATGAAATCGCACCGGAACACATCATCGTCGGCGGCGAAGTCGGCAGGCAGTCGGTGGTGTTCCACGTGCACCTGATCGTCGGGCGCACGGAAGCGCAGAAGAATGCCCTGTACCAGGCCCTGAACGGTGCCGCCTGCGCGGCGCTGGGCGTATCGGGCGAGGACGTCCGCGTCCTGCTGGACGACATACCGAATACCGACATGGGCATGGCCAACGGCGTCAGCGCCAAGGCGGCCGGCCGCTAG